The Oncorhynchus gorbuscha isolate QuinsamMale2020 ecotype Even-year linkage group LG08, OgorEven_v1.0, whole genome shotgun sequence DNA window ACCGTTGGCGTGCAAAACATTCCATCTAAAACAAAACAAAGCTTAACACGTTATAAATAATATCAAATATCAATGCAGTATGACGTATTAGCCATCCATTGTGTTATATCATAAATTGTCTTACATGTTACTAACCCAGTCAGTCTTTGGGCCACATCCAGGTTCTTTATCAGTGGCCCACATGAAGCAGTTGTTGAACTCTGAAATCATAGGCATTGCCCTGAACATATGGCTGTCCCACACAACAACATAGAAATATACATAacataaaacaaatatttacatttactttgaattAAATGTCATTACATACCAGACATTTTTAGTATAACCTCAAGCCATTTTATTCGCAGTTGCTCCATGTGTTTTTGAAGGTTCCATATCAATTTGGGAAGGGATGTTGGGGAAGTTCTGTGCAACTTCCTTGGTCATCTACACCCAAAATAAAATGGAGTTTTTGACCTAATTGTCACATAACAGCTAACCATCCATTATTGAAAATATAACTCTCAACCCTGCATTATAAAGACCCCACAGCTGAAGGTGTCCTGCTGCATGGTGGGagttattccccccccccccctttccactTTGTCCAACCAGTCGTCTTTTCCATGGCAGGATCTTCTCATTTTGAGGTATTCTCTTTTTTAAACATAACGGGATTCTGATTAATATAGGCATATTAATACACAGGCCAAAAATGTATGCTGTTTTCATTATCTCTGTAATTTATGCCCCATTCTACACACAGCCTAAATTATAGGCACTGAACCATTTACAGGACAATAATAAAAGTAGCATATAGGATCCAACACTATCACAGAGTGAATAAATGTAGAGCGTTTGTAGACTTTAAGGAAAAAAATATTACGTGACAGTTTCATCAGTACGTGCTGAAAGAAAGTCATATCACAAAGACCACAGATGACAGTGCTCACCAAATCTATGACAACGGAGAATGAATTGTAAGCACCAAAGTGTGTTAAAGTGTGTTTGTCaaaataatatctgaaaatgtctgTTTTTGAACATAATACCTCTATTTGCAATAACAATTTATGATATATACAGATGAGGAATATTCCATGTACCAACATGAAATGTAGGCCGGACATAAGACAttcccacatacagtatacacgtACATAGAGGTATTTTTCAGCTGTGATTTTACCCGTCTGAATCCAGAATGGATACGACAATGTGGCAGCACAGGATGTAATACACCCTGACAACAATCTACTTTTTGATCTTCTTGACTTGTTATGTGGTAAACTGCTACTGTGTGTCAAGAAAAGAGCCCCAATTAGGGGTTAGTGTCCTCCAGTTAAACAGGTCTGGTTTAGATGAAAAACTATTGCCCTGTGTTCACGTTCATAGGGGCATGAGAGACTAGTCAGTGGTAGAATTGAGTTGGCACTTTATTGGCCCAAACATCCACAGACCTACAAGGTTGAAGTTACTAATGGTCAGtaattagtatatatatatttttgcattaATGCATTGTGTCTTCTAACTGTCCAAGAACAGGATACAAAGCAATAGAAAACATTTGTTCCCATAAATACAATGGAGGAtgtctctcctcatacctctggCACTTGAGTCAGACTGCCAGACTGTGTAAAAACTTAATGATGGGGCCAGCAACGGAGATCCCATTGACTAAGCACCACAGAGACCAATCAGGAGAGAATACACAGGTCAAGGGTGCCAAttgaaagtcaaggggtgtgtctGTGCCTTTTGATTACTCTCTCTTTACAGAGAACCCCTGTGGTTCAAGTCAAGAGCTACCCATCCCCTTTCAGTCTGCTCTGCGCATGTCTGAAAGTGACAGAGCTAGCAGCCAAGACAGTTTTTCACAGTATGTCATAAAAAATGAGGGACATAAATATTAAGGTGTACGTCATCAGAAACATTCAGCTCCATTTCCAGTGAACTACATAATGATATTACATGTCCTTATACTTGGTTAGGTGCACATCTAATGTTCTTCTATGTTCATCCTTCATACTGTATGAATAATTTTTTACACAATATGTTTAGAATTACTGTGAATATAAAGAGCATATGTTTTTCATGAGGCCTACCTGTGCGCCTTCCTTTAAGCACCTCTGTTCGAACACATCTCCTGTCCTTGATCCATTCCACATACAGCCATTTGTGGATCTTttcagtggttagagtgttggactagtaaccgaaaggttgcaagttcgaatcccccgagctgacaaggtacaaatctgtcgttctgcccccgaacaggcagttaacccactgttcctaggccgtcgttgaaaataagaatttgttcttaactgacttgccaagtaaaataaaggttaaaaaaaaattaatGAAAAATTAAATGTGAACGATAGTTATTGCGAGGCTGGAACATTTGTTAACTTCCCCCAAAAATGTTGAACACCCATGTAAAATGAAGGCCTGCAAAGCTTACAGATTTACGTCTAATAGCATGAGATTAAAGtagacaaactaaagggtgtgcaatgtgtaggcccactgagtgGACACTCTGAACCTGGTTTGGAGTAAGTAGGTCACAtaaccaaggagctattgaaattataATGTTGAAAATTCATGTAAAAtcatgtgagatgaaaatggacaaactaaagggtgtgcaatatagaagggtagtcagtggacattctgaaccttgtttgaagtcagtaggtcacatgaccaaggagctattgaaattcaaaaatgtaaataaatcatttaaaatagtGCGAGATGTaaatacacttttttttaaagtgtgtgCAATGTGTGTCTATGCCATCAGGTTAGCTACAACCAATTTTAAAAGCTTTAGGTGtaatggttaaagagctattgaaatttgaaaaatttgatttgttactatgttgacggtccctaactgcTGTTGGTGGTCGTAAGGAAAACTACAGGCAAATATCCGTTGAATATCCAACCTGAAACAGTCTTTACCTCGGTAAAAATGCACACCCTCCCCCTTATACTTATAGAATTAACCCAAAACAATGTTTACGACcacaaataacaataactgtAGCGACCCTGTGTTTTTAAACGTGGATATCGTCTTCGCCACCTCACcatgcttttgtggcacagtcgaTACCATGCAGggctacgggccagaaggttgagggtttcGCAGACCACCACGGACAAGTTAACTCTCCCTACCTGTTTCAGTACGATCAGAGCCGGCTGCAGACAATGATCCGCTAGGTAGGAATCCAATTTACAAAATGTTGATGCAATGTTTATAATTATATAAAACATATGCAATTAATTTTCCAccaacaggtttctgtgccaaATGCACCACAGAACCAATAAGCCAAGCATATCAACTTTGGACGCTTCAACATCATGGTTTGCGTTTTCAACACCACAATCAAATAGACTTGTCAAACTCGACAAACAGAATATATAGGTCTTACATCCCTCCCAGTATCGAAGGCTTGGCTTGACAATCTCTGAATGTCATTACACcttttggtgttttgtaacagatgtctctttccattgaATTAGCCTAATCAGATTAGAACATTGtgactgtttgtgtttgtgtcacACATGAAAggtaatacatttaaaaagttaaATTACAAATACAGACTATATTAAAGCGTACGTTTGTCGAGAGGAAGCAGAGCAATTTAAGCTTACCTTTTTTAGACTTTTGTTggctcattgtcctgttgaaaaacaaatgacagtcccactgagcgcaaaccagatgggatggcgtattgctgcagaatgctgtggtagccatgctggttaagtgtgccttgaattctaaataaatcacagacaatgtcaccagcaaagcaccataacacctcctcctccatgcttcacgtgtGAACCACAcgtgtggagatcatccgttcacctactctctgtctcacaatgacatggtggttggaaccaaaaatcaaacatttggactgatcagaccaaaggacagatttccaccgattTCCACCatttctcatgtttcttggcccaatcaagtctcttcttcttattggtgtcctttagtagtggtttctttgcaacaattcaaccatcaaggcctgattcacacatactcctctgaacagttgattttaagatgtgtctgttacttgaactctgtgaagcatttatttgggctgcaatgtctggtaactttaatgaacttatcctctgcagcagaggtaactgggtcttcctttccagtggaggtcctcatgagagccagtttcatcaaagcgcatgatggtttttgcgactgcacttgaagaaactttccaagttcttgaaattttccggattgagtgaccttcatgtcttaaagtaatgatggactgtcatttctctttgcttatttgagctgttcttgttttttttaaccaaatatataccacccctaccttgtcacaacacaactgattggctcaaacgcacttaagaaggaaagaaattccactaattaacttttaacaaggcacacctgtttattgaaatgcattccaggtgactaccacatgaagctggttgagagaatgccaaaaagtgttcaaagctgtcatcgcggcaaagggtggctacattgaagaatctgagatataaaatatattttaatttgttttacGCTTTTTTTCTACTACATGTttccacgtgttatttcatagtttttcgCTATTCATAGTCGTcgctattattatacaatgtagaaaatagttcaaataaagaatgagtaggtgtgtccaaccttttgactggtactgtatgtggccACATTATTATAGGACGACTTGGGAGAATGATGATCCACAAAATACAGCAGACTGGCCTGCTACTGTGCCTTTCTAGACCTTATAAACCATTCGAGAGCAGAGCCACAACTGATCCAAATGGAAGGCAATATTCAAATCACAGGGCTTTTGCGTCGTTGTTCAAATGACATTATCACTGCAGTTTACAGCCTTGGTGCAGCTTTGAATGATTTTACAGTTAAGCCTATTGCAGATGTGGACAAACGATCCACCTACCACTATTGTCACTATGCATGGTGGATAGAGGGCAGGATAGACAGACgtgtagactatattgacctgtggtgaAGTTAGCTCCCGTGAAAAGCATAGTGCATAAGGGAAGTAACAAAACATGTTTACATAGGGGAGGAGCATGAAAGCAGGAAAGTTGTGATGAGGAAATGTGTCTAAGATGGACTCAATGATATAGTGAAACCTGCAAAAGGGGAAATGCAAACCAGGGAAGAAACATTCTCTTCAACATTTACACTCATCATAGCATCTTCAGCGGTGGTTTTCTGACAGTACCAAGTGAGAAAGTTCATTAAAATAGCTTCCATTATGGCTGGGTTTGCAGGATCACTCATGGGTGGAGCTACAGTAGTAAACATATATCTATTATGTATAACTATATCATTTTAGTGGTAGAATATTTGTAGAGTGTATCCTTAAAACCATTTAGTAAAGGGCCAACTTTATTGGGTGTAAAGGTCACACTGGGTGTATGGGTTACACACAAGTTGATGCTGTAACTAGTGGGAATGACTGTCTTACTCGATCTGACAACTGGGGTTTTGTGTATTTGCCTGGTGAACCTGCTGTCAAAATGACATTTCTAATATTGCATAACTAAACAGTTATCATACTGTAGGTATCACAGAGCTGTAACTGAACATGGAGACATACAGAGTGAACCATCTCAAACCATTCCATTTGGACATGCTAAGACATCATGAAGACAACAGATGATGAAGAAACATAAATGTGACGGAGAATAGTAGAGTTGTCTCCTGATATGCACTGGCATGGGTCTTTGACTATGTGCATTTAACCAGAGCATGCAGATATGTGGAGCAAGTATTTTGTGAGACTGTTAAAATGCCCTGTGTTGCATAATACTGTAACTGTATCACGGAACCCAAACCTGCTGCACGTGTGTGACATCCTGCgttatcgtgcatacatttattttgtccctctacaccaaacgcgatcacgagacgcaggttaaaatagcaaaacaaactctgaaccaatggcattcatttggggacaagtcgaaaagcattaaacatgcatggcaatttagctagttagcttgcactcgCTAGCTTTctgtttagctagcttgctgttgctagctaatttgtcctgggatataaacattgagttgttattttacctgaaatgcaaaaggtcctctactccgacaattaatccacacataaaacggccaaccgaatcgtttctagtcatctctcctccttccaggctttttcatctttgaacttatatggtgatcggcaaaacagttcatctttcaatcatccacgtgggtataaccaatgaggagatggcacgtgggtacctgcttctataaaccattgaggaggtggaagaggtaggactttcagcgcgatcttcgtcagaaatagaaaggaattctattttagcccttggcaacgcagacactTGTTGGCGcccgcgagcagtgtgggtgcaataattgaataacatggctttcaaaatgtattttgcgaTGCTCGCGCATGCGACATGTCCAgcagtctggtcagcatgttatgcTGTGCACTCATCACTCGTAATCGATTGTACTGTCTGGACAGGTGAGAAATACTTCATAGCGTGCAACAAGTCTTGATATTCTCTTCCTGTGACAGAGGCTGGTGATGATGAGGAGGCCCCACCAGAGCCACCAGAGCGGGTGACCCATCGTCCCCTGTCCCCTCTGGGCCGCCTCTATGTCTACGCCCTGCACGGCTGCCTGTGTGAGGTGGGCTTCACCGCTGTATGGGACTGGTGGGAGACCAAGGACAGGAGGCTGGCAGGACACACCAGCCTTTGGGCCCTCCCCATGTATGCCTTGGCCATCTTCCTCATAGAGGGCCTGCGTGGCAGGCTGTTGGCCCAGCGCTGCCCCCTGCTGCTACGCATGCTGGTCTACACCCTGTTCATCTACCTGTGGGAGTTTAGCTGGGGCGTGGTGCTGAGGATTTTAGGAGCCTGTCCATGGGACTACTCTGGGTTTAGCTATAACCTGGCAGGGCTGGTGACTCTTGAGTACGCCCTGCCCTGGGCCCTGGCCTCACTAATAGCAGAGCAGCATGTCATCAGAAAAACTCTGAGAGTACGACTGGCTAACTGATGACTCTCTGTAGAGGATTACCAAGTCATACAGTCTCACCTACATCCTATTATATACACAGCATACTTAAGCAATAAgtcccgagggggtgtggtatatggccgtTCTTAGGCATGCCTCATCGTGGAGTGCCTGGAAACAGCCCTTTTCATAAACCCCTGAGGtgacttattgctattataaactggttaacaatgtaattagagcattcaaaataaatgttttgtcatagccGTGGTACACAGTCTGAattaccacagctgtcagccaatcagcattcaggacctGAACCACCCAATTTATAAATGGAAACACACCATGTAATTGACAGTGTCCTCACAAACCCTTAAGTCTATCGTTTTCAGTGAGCATGGTAATAACTGTCAACATGGTAATACCGGAAAGCATTTTTACCGAGAGAGCACTAGTCGGTTGCCATGGCAGCGAATAACAAGTGCACTATCAAGCATCAAATGAGGCAAGCTGGAACATGACAGAATGTATCAGTCATCTGCTCTGTGGGCAGTACACTGTGCTGGGAAGAGAATCTACTGTAGGGCCACTGTCACAAACCCACACAccacattcagttgtacaacctaAGTACTGTTCAAACATCCTAAAGGATCAAAGGCTTCATattaaaaacaggttttaattAGTAGGCCCGTCAAATATCTCGACTAACATTGCTGATTTCTAATTTGTTCTGCTATCTTACATGCATCAGGTTTGGACTAAGAGAAATAAAATGAGTTTTTCTGAAATTTGGGTTTAACTTGGTTAAATGGATGTTGTTGAAATTAATCTAATGCAGCATTGCATCAATGGAAGATAAAAGTTATGCTTCAGTGTGTGGTTTACATGAAGGGAAGTATTACAGGAAGTATGTGTGAACTTCCTCATTCAACCATCCTGACTGCTGGGAAGTGCTAACGAAACCATTTGGTGTGTCAACAAATAAAAGATCACATaccatatttgtatttatttatgaaCACTTGTACAAATTGTACAAATGTACAATTCAGTTTGAATACATTTCGAACACTGATTCAGGTGTTCATGCAATGGTTTCATTCCGAAAGCATGAAAATATATTGTT harbors:
- the LOC124041373 gene encoding transmembrane protein 229B-like, whose amino-acid sequence is MFSLGSKHTHTHIDTKRQTGKHYKRQRNHRDIHGSGMESGTRHVRRVLGGKTLEAGDDEEAPPEPPERVTHRPLSPLGRLYVYALHGCLCEVGFTAVWDWWETKDRRLAGHTSLWALPMYALAIFLIEGLRGRLLAQRCPLLLRMLVYTLFIYLWEFSWGVVLRILGACPWDYSGFSYNLAGLVTLEYALPWALASLIAEQHVIRKTLRVRLAN